A single window of Shewanella sp. Choline-02u-19 DNA harbors:
- a CDS encoding lipid A deacylase LpxR family protein produces MAAEDDLRQNSWGQFIFENDAFGVLEPTDDGYSNGVGYAWGKAPIANFDDIDMPDWVRWASDWTYINQADRGQYTLSYAILQGMFTPSDLEDRQLIPDDRPYAGVLLWQVKLRQFEDDIATSLILDVGVVGPASFAEQTQSIIHGMIGAKDPQGWDYQIDNEPVFRVQSEYLYRFAQLALSHRVATDVSFYTQAGIGNLLSDAGFGLTFRVGSGLDETYASINPTASHSANPYAYMSDRGFNWMLFMSAYGRYVLNDITMDGNTFKDSHSVELIHEQGQLSMGFAMRWGSWGILFSTLRGSQQYEGQIPNTNYGAASISYHY; encoded by the coding sequence ATGGCTGCAGAAGATGACCTTCGTCAAAACAGCTGGGGACAATTCATCTTTGAAAATGATGCTTTCGGTGTGCTAGAACCCACTGATGATGGCTACAGCAATGGTGTTGGTTATGCATGGGGAAAGGCGCCTATCGCTAACTTTGACGATATTGATATGCCAGATTGGGTGCGATGGGCTAGCGATTGGACCTATATTAACCAAGCTGATAGAGGTCAATACACTTTAAGCTATGCCATTTTACAGGGGATGTTTACCCCATCAGACTTAGAAGATCGCCAACTCATCCCTGATGATAGACCGTACGCTGGAGTACTACTTTGGCAGGTCAAATTACGCCAATTTGAGGATGATATTGCAACCAGTTTAATACTTGATGTCGGTGTGGTTGGCCCCGCTTCATTCGCGGAACAAACGCAAAGTATCATCCACGGTATGATTGGTGCTAAAGATCCACAAGGGTGGGACTATCAAATTGATAATGAGCCTGTTTTTCGTGTCCAATCTGAGTATTTATATCGTTTTGCTCAATTAGCACTATCACACCGTGTGGCAACTGACGTGAGCTTTTACACTCAGGCCGGAATCGGTAATTTACTTAGCGATGCGGGCTTTGGATTAACGTTTAGAGTCGGCAGTGGGCTTGATGAAACCTATGCCAGTATTAACCCGACCGCATCTCATAGCGCCAATCCTTATGCCTATATGTCTGATCGAGGGTTTAACTGGATGTTATTTATGTCAGCTTACGGTCGTTACGTGCTGAATGACATCACTATGGATGGTAATACTTTTAAAGATAGCCACTCTGTGGAACTCATTCATGAACAAGGTCAGCTTAGTATGGGGTTTGCCATGCGCTGGGGAAGTTGGGGGATTTTATTCTCTACGCTTCGAGGGAGTCAGCAATATGAAGGGCAGATACCCAATACTAACTATGGCGCGGCCAGTATTAGTTATCATTATTAG
- a CDS encoding OmpA family protein — protein sequence MLTILKRCSHCLLTLFVSVALFVSSFAAASEDRSVHSSVENNPSLKTELSPAYFYLGAELGVNYYQHGCESWSLDCDRNSNAAGFFAGYQINNHFAFEAAYLDLGEANATYLEGGIAQKYQGTMQGLNLSVLGSIELNEDLSIFAKVGAFNWHGENSGPFSTVSENDWAPSLGAGMSYQLTDSWQARFEYQYFHQLGNDILGGTNAHVTAIGISYQFGRTRAAPMTESPVTEISINETKVTAAVVATPPIVLEQITFPYLFDFDSSELHSSEPLQVIVERLTRYSQAQVILRGYSDSRGSSAYNLALSKRRTTSVYQYLIAQGVNDKQIVSEYFGDQNPVTDNLTEEHRHLNRHVQILLPQLTLPEVMPQQEQ from the coding sequence ATGCTTACAATTCTTAAGAGATGCTCTCACTGTTTGTTGACACTCTTTGTGTCTGTGGCGCTTTTTGTTAGCAGTTTCGCCGCGGCTTCTGAAGATCGCAGCGTACATTCATCAGTCGAAAACAACCCCTCACTTAAAACTGAGTTATCTCCTGCATATTTTTATCTAGGTGCAGAGTTAGGGGTTAACTATTATCAGCATGGTTGTGAATCTTGGAGCCTAGATTGTGATAGAAACAGCAACGCGGCTGGTTTTTTTGCGGGTTACCAGATAAATAACCATTTTGCTTTTGAAGCTGCTTATCTTGATTTAGGAGAAGCAAATGCCACTTATTTAGAGGGGGGTATAGCACAAAAGTATCAAGGAACCATGCAAGGGTTGAATTTGTCAGTACTGGGATCTATTGAACTGAACGAGGACTTATCTATTTTTGCGAAGGTGGGTGCGTTTAACTGGCATGGTGAAAACTCAGGGCCATTCTCAACCGTATCTGAAAATGACTGGGCGCCTAGCTTAGGTGCAGGAATGAGTTATCAGCTAACGGATTCATGGCAAGCCCGGTTTGAATATCAATATTTTCATCAGTTAGGTAATGACATCTTAGGTGGCACCAATGCCCATGTTACGGCTATCGGAATAAGTTATCAGTTTGGCCGAACGAGAGCGGCACCAATGACAGAGTCCCCAGTGACTGAAATCAGCATCAATGAAACAAAAGTCACAGCCGCCGTGGTAGCCACGCCTCCGATAGTATTGGAACAGATAACGTTCCCTTATCTGTTTGACTTTGATAGCAGTGAATTACACTCGAGCGAACCATTGCAAGTCATCGTTGAGCGTTTAACAAGATATTCACAAGCACAGGTTATTTTACGCGGATACTCTGATTCCAGAGGAAGTAGTGCATATAACTTAGCTCTCTCGAAGCGACGAACCACGAGTGTTTATCAATATTTGATTGCTCAAGGCGTCAATGATAAACAGATTGTTAGTGAGTATTTTGGTGATCAAAACCCCGTCACAGATAACTTGACCGAAGAGCATAGGCATTTGAATCGCCACGTTCAAATATTGCTACCACAACTCACTCTTCCAGAAGTCATGCCACAGCAGGAGCAATAA
- the pfaD gene encoding eicosapentaenoate synthase subunit PfaD has product MNPTTTNEMLSPWPWAVNESNISFDATVMEQQLKDFSRGCYVVNHSDKGFGIAQTADLVSEQAANNNALPVAAFTPALGTESLGDSNFRRVHGVKYAYYAGAMANGISSEELVIALGQAGILCSFGAAGLIPNRVEAAINRIQKALPNGPYMFNLIHSPSEPALERGSVELFLKHKVRTVEASAFLGLTPQIVYYRAAGLSRDAQGNVVIANKVIAKVSRTEVAEKFMMPAPAKMLQKLVDDGSITREQMELALTVPMADDITAEADSGGHTDNRPLVTLLPTILALKEEIQDKYQYPIPIRVGCGGGVGTPDAALATFNMGAAYIVTGSVNQACVEAGASEHTRKLLSTTEMADVTMAPAADMFEMGVKLQVVKRGTLFPMRANKLYELYTRYDSIEAIPAAEREKLEKQVFRSSLDEIWAGTVAHFNERDPKQIERAEGNPKRKMALIFRWYLGLSSRWSNSGEVGREMDYQIWAGPALGAFNQWAKGSYLDNYQHRNAVDVAKHLMYGAAYLNRVNSLTSQGVKLPTQLLRWKPTQRMA; this is encoded by the coding sequence ATGAATCCTACGACAACAAACGAAATGCTATCTCCGTGGCCTTGGGCTGTAAATGAGTCCAACATCAGCTTTGATGCCACCGTGATGGAGCAACAGCTAAAAGACTTCAGCCGTGGCTGCTACGTGGTCAATCATAGTGATAAAGGCTTTGGTATAGCGCAGACTGCCGATCTAGTCTCTGAGCAAGCGGCTAACAACAACGCCCTGCCTGTCGCAGCATTCACTCCCGCCCTTGGCACTGAAAGCTTAGGTGATAGCAATTTCCGCCGCGTTCACGGGGTAAAGTATGCTTATTACGCCGGTGCAATGGCTAATGGCATTTCGTCTGAAGAGCTCGTTATCGCACTCGGTCAAGCGGGTATTCTTTGCTCATTTGGCGCAGCAGGCCTGATCCCGAACCGCGTAGAAGCGGCCATTAACCGCATTCAAAAAGCACTGCCGAACGGCCCTTACATGTTTAACCTTATTCATAGCCCAAGTGAGCCAGCGTTAGAGCGTGGCAGCGTTGAGCTATTTTTAAAGCATAAAGTGCGCACCGTTGAAGCGTCGGCCTTTTTAGGCCTGACACCACAAATCGTCTATTACCGCGCTGCGGGTCTCAGCCGTGATGCACAAGGCAATGTGGTTATCGCTAACAAGGTAATTGCCAAAGTGAGCCGTACTGAAGTGGCTGAAAAATTCATGATGCCAGCGCCAGCTAAAATGCTGCAAAAATTGGTCGATGATGGTTCAATCACTCGTGAGCAGATGGAACTGGCACTCACTGTGCCTATGGCAGATGACATCACTGCCGAAGCTGACTCCGGCGGTCATACCGATAACCGTCCATTAGTGACACTGTTACCTACTATTTTGGCGCTTAAAGAAGAAATTCAAGATAAGTACCAGTACCCAATACCCATTCGCGTCGGCTGTGGCGGCGGCGTTGGAACACCCGATGCGGCACTCGCAACCTTTAACATGGGCGCGGCGTACATTGTTACTGGTTCAGTCAACCAAGCTTGCGTTGAAGCAGGCGCCAGTGAGCATACGCGTAAGTTGCTTTCGACCACCGAAATGGCCGATGTGACTATGGCACCTGCTGCAGATATGTTCGAGATGGGCGTAAAACTGCAAGTGGTTAAGCGCGGTACCTTGTTCCCAATGCGAGCCAACAAGCTGTATGAGCTCTACACCCGTTATGACTCTATCGAAGCAATTCCAGCCGCTGAGCGTGAGAAGCTTGAAAAGCAAGTTTTCCGCTCAAGCTTAGATGAGATCTGGGCCGGTACTGTTGCACACTTTAATGAACGTGACCCTAAGCAAATTGAACGCGCTGAAGGCAACCCTAAACGTAAAATGGCACTCATCTTCCGCTGGTACTTGGGGCTTTCTAGCCGCTGGTCAAATTCAGGTGAAGTCGGCCGTGAAATGGACTACCAAATATGGGCGGGTCCTGCATTAGGCGCTTTCAACCAATGGGCTAAAGGCAGCTATTTAGATAACTACCAACACCGAAATGCCGTCGATGTGGCTAAGCACCTGATGTATGGCGCAGCGTACCTTAACCGCGTTAATAGCTTAACCTCACAAGGCGTTAAGTTACCGACTCAGTTACTACGCTGGAAACCAACACAGCGCATGGCTTAG
- a CDS encoding Ig-like domain-containing protein: MKRLSVTKLYIASLLLILLSACGDGSNSGFPTADCGGSDDPCVSAFTITPNKSAILLGDTQTYQALATLTDGSETDITELVSWSVEDTAIAVIDQDDSLVVATGLANGVTIIAATYRGLNDTAALSVGAVTFGISPSQASILTGMVQPYQAFAILPNGVQLNITERVNWTSDSPSIATMSVDGANVVATGLTHGLAVISAEYNGASIVAQLTVINSVPETLVITPASLVMSVGAATQYSAYLTTVNNEVIDVTSWATWLVSDTDIASIDASAWLTAVAIGDTQVQATIVHDGVTLSDSAALTVNQATLSNLVISPNNGKFPVGKMGVYHAEAYFSDGNVINVTREVSWSIADSKIGSIVGSGVFGGDSIALTPGKTTVSATFLSVTASTNVEVTAAEIRAISLSPHDEKTPVGTVINYQAYAFYSDGSKRNITELSAWSSSDPSIAAVGFRGGKSGQANAFNVGVTDISVTYQDITQSTSLTVSDAVVTKLQISPLSPEVPVGIEGQFRAIAYYSDHTTSDVTDTAYWVVDDYSVVTVVPTGELGGYAEALAQGSALLTASFDGQSVTTRVTVTAAVLESLSLSPPQVSVPAGTTQQYQVFGVFTDGTNHDLTTFASYQSSEPHVASIDSSALASAHIKSENLVTITASYIGMQATASLSVSDGVLEFITVIPAKQNISVGHKGQLQAFAFYTDGLSNDVSQQAAWSVENGDIASVDNTNENAGVVLGISEGVDTVTASFKGEIATNITTVTAAVLESVSITPVSKTVAAGLTQQYRLFALFSDRTSREVTNISDWLSGDPVAATIDPQGLATTYQEWQTVITGTYQGLSASASLTITDATPSRLQVTPVNPSKPLGTVSQFVATVYYTDGYAANVTQSATWTSSNTDIVQITASGASGGTASADKVGVSEITATIDGLSAKTNARVTAAVLSNIYINPVISSTDIGDRINYQAICKFSDGSFHNLPSNGLWQSSNIDVATIQVTGVTNALATAIGEGTTIITARVGDIVSNEAVLNVTPLTLTAIQVTPAIANVAIDAQQQFIATAYYSNGSSGDVTTQATWLSDNTDIVNITPIGDNGGFAHAISAGIANITAVLNTVISNRAQITVASKTLDNVQITPNNKSYKMGQTEQYKVSAVYDDLSLKDVTAYSQIQSLSPNVATFDANNMMTAVGSGTAELTTVYQGVTSEREFLHVSAPSPISPTIEITPVSIDVPQGTLGRYTATLYYADNTIKNITQLVAWSSADTSIINILPTGENAGFARAVGIGMTTISADFEGLTSNTATISVKEKELVSIEIVVEDDAIFPKGTTKHFTAFATYNDESVVDITRDATWKIDDTAVAVVIKGLVYGVNIGTTNVNIYFGGKENSQGLTVTNAVATALAITPSYYEMAVHTTLDFTVIARLSDGTTENVTNDVIKSSSGTADIEIIDQEELFVTVEGITTGNAIVKADYDNLSANANLVIIPATLDSISITPLDETISLGSTLQYQAKALYSDGSEVNITKDTSWKSMNTSIASIQNYSNAGIATGVSTGSTTIQATFKGVSTSTSLTVGASCGNKKPDTIYIRPENAIISLNTEMQYTLFGLWFNGCTAELTQNNAGNWSSSDNKLVAIGKKNGIALAKKVGATKINANYQSLTATSVNVTVTNEEVLSVSIQPAPSAILAKGGSLSYLCSARTAINGIEQAEKFVTGLASYSSSDTRLAVIGSNNGTYQTITALSIAGNTTITCSYGGKDSQSKLTIQ, encoded by the coding sequence ATGAAACGATTATCTGTGACTAAATTATATATTGCATCACTGTTACTTATCTTGCTATCGGCTTGTGGTGACGGTAGTAACTCAGGCTTTCCTACCGCTGATTGCGGCGGTAGCGATGACCCGTGTGTTAGTGCTTTTACCATTACCCCAAACAAATCCGCCATACTCCTTGGTGATACACAAACATATCAGGCGTTAGCGACGTTAACTGATGGCAGTGAAACAGATATCACAGAGCTCGTCTCATGGAGTGTTGAAGACACTGCTATTGCGGTTATTGATCAAGATGATAGCTTAGTTGTCGCCACTGGATTAGCTAACGGCGTAACGATTATAGCTGCAACTTATCGAGGGCTTAATGATACCGCTGCGCTCTCTGTTGGTGCTGTCACTTTTGGTATTAGCCCGAGTCAAGCCAGTATTCTTACCGGAATGGTGCAGCCCTACCAAGCGTTTGCCATATTACCCAATGGCGTTCAGTTGAATATCACTGAGCGTGTTAACTGGACATCAGACAGTCCCAGTATTGCGACTATGAGTGTCGATGGTGCTAATGTTGTTGCCACTGGGCTTACTCATGGCCTTGCTGTTATTTCTGCGGAGTATAATGGCGCCAGTATTGTCGCCCAGCTCACCGTTATCAATTCAGTCCCAGAAACATTAGTCATTACTCCTGCCAGTTTGGTGATGTCGGTTGGAGCGGCAACGCAATATAGTGCCTATTTGACCACGGTAAACAATGAAGTGATTGATGTTACCTCCTGGGCAACTTGGCTTGTATCTGATACGGATATTGCCAGTATAGATGCGAGTGCTTGGCTAACCGCTGTGGCTATAGGGGATACGCAAGTTCAAGCAACAATAGTGCATGATGGCGTAACGCTCAGTGATAGTGCTGCATTAACCGTTAACCAAGCGACTCTTAGCAATTTAGTCATCAGTCCCAATAATGGCAAATTCCCCGTGGGTAAAATGGGTGTTTACCATGCAGAGGCTTACTTTTCCGATGGTAATGTTATCAATGTTACTCGTGAAGTCTCATGGAGTATTGCCGACAGTAAAATTGGAAGTATCGTCGGTTCAGGGGTTTTTGGTGGCGATAGCATTGCGCTCACTCCTGGTAAAACCACTGTGAGTGCGACATTTTTATCGGTGACTGCGAGTACTAATGTTGAAGTCACCGCGGCGGAAATCAGAGCGATTAGCCTTAGCCCACATGATGAAAAAACGCCAGTTGGTACGGTTATTAACTACCAAGCATATGCCTTTTATTCTGATGGTAGTAAGCGAAATATTACCGAACTTAGCGCGTGGTCAAGTAGTGATCCGAGTATTGCCGCTGTCGGGTTTCGTGGAGGTAAGTCGGGTCAAGCGAATGCATTTAATGTTGGCGTTACTGACATATCTGTCACTTATCAGGATATAACCCAATCGACCTCACTTACTGTTAGTGATGCTGTGGTTACTAAGCTACAAATATCACCGCTATCACCAGAGGTGCCGGTGGGTATAGAAGGGCAATTTCGTGCCATAGCCTATTATTCTGATCATACCACTTCAGATGTCACCGATACGGCATATTGGGTCGTTGACGACTATTCTGTGGTGACTGTAGTGCCTACTGGCGAATTAGGAGGTTACGCTGAAGCGCTAGCTCAAGGTTCAGCTCTACTTACGGCGAGCTTTGATGGCCAAAGTGTCACTACCAGAGTGACTGTCACAGCGGCTGTACTTGAGTCATTATCGTTAAGCCCACCTCAAGTATCTGTACCTGCAGGCACTACGCAGCAGTATCAAGTGTTTGGTGTGTTCACTGATGGTACAAACCACGATTTAACCACATTTGCTAGTTATCAGAGTAGCGAACCCCATGTGGCATCTATTGATAGCTCAGCATTGGCAAGTGCCCATATTAAGTCTGAAAATTTGGTGACCATTACAGCATCATATATCGGCATGCAAGCAACGGCATCTCTATCGGTGTCTGATGGTGTACTTGAATTTATTACGGTGATACCGGCTAAGCAAAACATATCAGTTGGTCATAAGGGGCAGTTACAAGCATTTGCATTTTATACCGATGGCTTAAGTAATGATGTAAGCCAGCAGGCAGCTTGGAGTGTTGAAAATGGCGATATTGCCTCGGTAGATAATACCAATGAAAATGCAGGGGTCGTGCTGGGAATTAGTGAAGGTGTTGATACTGTCACAGCCAGCTTTAAAGGTGAAATCGCGACTAATATCACTACCGTTACGGCAGCTGTATTAGAAAGTGTAAGCATCACACCAGTATCTAAAACCGTCGCAGCAGGTTTGACCCAACAGTATCGGTTATTCGCCCTATTTTCTGACCGTACTAGTCGTGAAGTGACTAATATAAGTGATTGGCTGTCAGGAGATCCCGTAGCGGCTACGATAGATCCACAAGGACTTGCGACGACCTATCAAGAGTGGCAAACCGTTATCACGGGAACTTATCAAGGGTTAAGTGCTAGTGCGTCACTAACCATCACAGATGCCACGCCAAGCCGTTTACAGGTCACCCCGGTTAATCCAAGTAAGCCGCTAGGCACAGTGAGTCAATTTGTTGCTACGGTTTATTACACCGATGGCTATGCTGCAAATGTGACTCAGAGTGCAACTTGGACCTCAAGCAATACTGATATCGTACAGATAACCGCTAGTGGAGCGAGCGGAGGTACTGCTAGTGCTGATAAGGTTGGGGTGAGTGAAATAACCGCAACAATTGATGGGTTATCAGCCAAAACGAATGCTAGGGTAACGGCAGCCGTATTGAGCAATATTTATATAAACCCTGTTATTAGCTCAACAGATATAGGTGATAGGATTAACTACCAAGCCATCTGTAAATTTAGCGATGGTTCATTTCATAATTTGCCAAGTAATGGATTGTGGCAAAGTTCAAATATAGATGTTGCCACCATTCAGGTTACAGGGGTTACCAATGCCTTAGCGACTGCGATTGGTGAAGGTACAACAATTATAACTGCTCGTGTTGGCGATATTGTGAGTAATGAAGCTGTACTAAATGTTACACCGCTAACACTAACCGCTATTCAAGTCACACCCGCAATAGCAAATGTTGCGATTGACGCTCAACAACAGTTTATTGCAACGGCCTATTATTCAAACGGATCAAGTGGAGATGTTACCACGCAGGCTACTTGGCTTTCTGATAACACTGATATCGTGAATATTACTCCCATTGGTGATAATGGTGGCTTTGCTCATGCTATAAGCGCCGGCATAGCGAATATTACTGCTGTATTGAATACTGTTATTAGCAATCGTGCTCAAATTACAGTGGCCAGTAAAACTCTCGATAATGTCCAAATTACGCCTAATAATAAAAGTTATAAAATGGGCCAAACTGAGCAGTATAAAGTCAGTGCTGTCTATGATGATTTGTCCCTTAAAGATGTCACCGCTTATTCTCAAATACAGAGCTTAAGTCCAAATGTTGCCACTTTCGATGCAAATAACATGATGACGGCGGTAGGGAGTGGGACTGCTGAGCTTACGACCGTTTATCAAGGGGTGACCAGTGAAAGAGAGTTCTTACATGTTTCAGCTCCCTCACCAATCTCGCCAACCATTGAGATTACTCCTGTAAGTATTGATGTGCCGCAAGGAACATTAGGTCGCTATACTGCCACCTTGTATTATGCGGATAATACGATCAAAAACATCACTCAGCTAGTGGCTTGGTCTTCTGCAGATACAAGTATTATTAATATCCTGCCCACGGGCGAAAATGCTGGTTTTGCTAGGGCTGTTGGTATCGGTATGACGACGATTAGTGCTGATTTTGAGGGGTTAACAAGTAATACTGCGACCATTAGCGTTAAAGAGAAAGAGTTGGTTTCAATCGAAATCGTGGTCGAAGATGATGCGATATTTCCGAAAGGAACGACCAAACACTTTACGGCCTTCGCGACCTATAATGATGAAAGTGTTGTCGATATTACTCGAGATGCTACATGGAAAATCGATGATACTGCGGTAGCCGTCGTGATCAAAGGCTTAGTATATGGTGTGAATATCGGCACTACTAATGTGAATATCTATTTCGGAGGCAAAGAGAATAGCCAAGGACTCACCGTCACTAATGCAGTCGCTACCGCGTTAGCAATTACTCCTAGTTACTATGAAATGGCTGTACATACGACCTTAGATTTTACCGTTATAGCTCGTCTGTCAGACGGCACAACCGAGAACGTAACTAATGATGTCATTAAGAGCAGTTCTGGGACTGCCGACATTGAAATTATTGACCAAGAAGAGCTGTTTGTTACTGTTGAGGGGATCACAACAGGTAATGCCATCGTCAAAGCGGATTATGATAATCTCAGCGCTAATGCCAACTTGGTGATAATCCCAGCGACTTTGGACTCTATTAGTATCACACCGTTAGACGAAACCATTTCGTTGGGTTCGACTCTACAGTATCAAGCCAAGGCTCTATATAGCGATGGTAGTGAAGTTAATATCACCAAAGATACCAGCTGGAAAAGCATGAATACTAGCATCGCCTCAATACAAAATTACAGCAACGCCGGTATCGCAACTGGAGTATCGACAGGGAGCACAACAATCCAGGCAACATTTAAAGGTGTCAGTACCTCTACTAGCCTTACCGTTGGTGCAAGTTGTGGTAATAAGAAGCCAGATACCATCTATATTCGACCAGAGAATGCAATAATCAGCTTAAATACCGAAATGCAGTACACCCTTTTCGGGCTCTGGTTTAATGGCTGCACCGCAGAGCTTACACAAAACAATGCGGGTAATTGGTCAAGTAGTGATAACAAGCTTGTTGCTATCGGGAAAAAGAATGGTATCGCTTTAGCTAAAAAAGTGGGAGCGACTAAAATAAATGCCAATTACCAAAGCTTAACGGCGACGTCGGTCAATGTCACTGTGACTAATGAGGAAGTGTTGTCAGTCAGTATCCAGCCTGCTCCATCGGCAATATTGGCTAAAGGCGGGTCACTTAGCTATCTCTGCTCTGCAAGAACTGCAATTAATGGGATTGAACAAGCTGAAAAGTTTGTTACGGGCCTCGCAAGTTATAGTTCAAGCGATACTAGATTAGCGGTTATTGGTAGCAATAACGGTACGTATCAAACAATTACTGCCTTGAGCATTGCAGGGAATACGACGATTACTTGCAGTTATGGTGGTAAAGATAGCCAGTCTAAACTGACGATTCAGTAG
- a CDS encoding sensor domain-containing diguanylate cyclase, with protein MRTLSFNQLQVRVFTLIVVLFTAVILSYRIFIQIPQLEATMLKLSERELNSLVFAINRINKPMVTLNYDYAVWDETYEFVQQPNSPHSQRYLIENYLNDTFIRLEIDGVFIFNNQSKLLYSKGYHHKNKHDLSFNLHNFEDSPENRVLIDTPYNGKKVIPKTGVISTQSGAAFYSSTPILLSDKSLASNGFLVFIRLINQELIDELSLFTATPVLITPVNSNIDIDGLKDWNAAVKLTQITPFTRRLIRNTNGEPILKITLYHTNSQTPSIWGLGMLSLVLAMIVLVITVYLLLAGFIIGPIQRLAKHVKAMDKKQRYKELPKNYIITELRKISFHFNALMSTVQRQNTLLSQQVYVDELTQISNRRAFELHLEAQIQLLRRQNIGFTLILADIDYFKRYNDTLGHIAGDEALKTVAALLDQHFQRAEDMCARFGGEEFIMLYSDIPFAPLERKLASILESLQTLALPHPSSDVADFVTVSFGVCQVLPAPVETYCAETFISGKQITEIADKALYQAKKSGRNQYYKVTITANNDN; from the coding sequence TTGAGAACTCTAAGTTTCAACCAACTTCAAGTTAGGGTATTTACGCTCATCGTCGTGTTATTCACTGCGGTGATCCTCAGCTATCGCATTTTCATTCAGATCCCACAACTTGAAGCCACCATGCTCAAGCTGTCTGAACGAGAGTTAAATAGCTTGGTTTTTGCTATTAATCGAATTAATAAACCCATGGTTACCCTAAATTACGATTATGCCGTTTGGGATGAGACCTATGAATTTGTACAGCAACCTAATTCGCCGCACAGCCAGCGTTACTTAATTGAAAACTATCTCAATGATACATTCATCAGATTAGAAATTGACGGTGTATTTATTTTCAACAACCAATCCAAGCTCTTATACTCAAAAGGTTACCACCATAAAAACAAACACGATCTCAGTTTTAACTTGCATAACTTTGAGGATTCTCCTGAAAATAGGGTGTTAATCGACACTCCCTATAATGGCAAAAAAGTCATCCCTAAAACGGGCGTTATCTCCACCCAATCAGGGGCGGCATTCTACAGTTCTACCCCTATTTTACTTTCTGACAAAAGTTTAGCCTCTAATGGTTTTCTGGTATTTATCCGCCTCATTAACCAAGAGCTAATCGATGAGCTATCACTGTTTACAGCAACGCCAGTACTTATAACGCCAGTCAACAGTAATATAGATATTGACGGGCTCAAAGATTGGAACGCTGCAGTGAAACTGACCCAAATAACCCCTTTCACCCGCAGGTTAATCCGCAATACTAACGGAGAACCGATCCTCAAAATCACCTTATATCATACCAATAGCCAGACTCCCTCCATTTGGGGCCTTGGTATGCTCAGCTTGGTACTTGCGATGATAGTGCTGGTCATCACCGTCTATCTGCTGCTTGCTGGGTTCATTATTGGCCCAATTCAACGCCTTGCAAAACATGTTAAAGCCATGGACAAAAAGCAACGTTACAAAGAACTGCCAAAAAACTACATTATTACCGAGTTAAGAAAGATATCATTTCACTTCAACGCACTTATGAGCACAGTGCAGAGGCAAAATACATTATTGAGTCAGCAAGTCTATGTCGATGAGTTAACCCAAATTTCTAATCGCCGTGCATTTGAATTGCACTTAGAAGCTCAAATTCAATTATTAAGGCGGCAGAACATTGGCTTCACACTGATATTGGCTGATATCGATTATTTTAAAAGATATAACGACACATTAGGACACATTGCGGGCGATGAAGCACTTAAAACCGTGGCCGCTTTATTGGACCAACATTTTCAACGTGCTGAGGATATGTGTGCACGCTTTGGCGGGGAAGAATTTATAATGCTCTACAGTGATATTCCATTCGCTCCGCTTGAACGTAAGCTAGCAAGCATTTTAGAATCACTGCAAACCTTAGCCTTACCTCATCCAAGCTCTGATGTGGCAGATTTTGTCACTGTGAGTTTTGGGGTATGCCAAGTCTTACCTGCGCCAGTAGAGACATACTGTGCAGAGACCTTTATTAGCGGAAAACAGATCACTGAAATCGCGGATAAAGCGCTTTACCAAGCCAAGAAAAGTGGAAGGAACCAGTATTATAAAGTGACCATTACGGCTAATAATGATAACTAA